Proteins co-encoded in one Megalops cyprinoides isolate fMegCyp1 chromosome 1, fMegCyp1.pri, whole genome shotgun sequence genomic window:
- the LOC118780601 gene encoding transcription factor 20-like, whose amino-acid sequence MQNFRDSSASPTPHRGFSSVVGGSGKNSSYQLHPSELQSSPQMQEEYAGVQQRNPPTENQHPHPAVPLHTSQAALMRGYGARSRGGGGGDVLQGNAKHGSNNNSNNPYRKETMDYYFLMGNKDGHRRGNLSLVYGAGMGFQNLDGLVPQQYRSARASSGTASGMSQYQVDYSVTTESSLSSSSGAGAFSPSHHYSLGHNPSVQTASGAQILRRQQTQNYSSHQVIRQEQQRRDYPLSGHRQLPQFPHYAQANASTGSAGVYNSPKQRYYSGGNGGKCKMNNTASANSNPSSITNSTNLNHNQFEGVGQSYPNSDYPYNSNLSTQHRNHHHNLGPNFDTSHKMYPSNTVHQTGQPYPAHPPSSISSTKSSTSAVPPAHPCSHEITKSPMHTQSQQPQFQQNFSPISNPSPAASLVQSPSCSSSPSPLMGISEGPGNSTAPPAHQPSYPLPNPRNSHNHNRLLQTMPQLSPTPNSNSSSSSCGSSSGHGNTAGLSASPGSTHSRKGVGFKGMRNEQYISSSHYTSSPHEKQILDPGTNSLNALTSQVANLPNTVQQMLLSDSLLSNNRGKDSGQQIQQSLYSSLTSQQRNRGNVSTTRSEDGRTMDSSGTNSEGGTDEESSHVMEMPKRGRSESEEHILKGEDGVMRQLSGTNRGSEATGGCPASQIQVAQAFIPAKSQNEQDGQGSPSHVEMEASKRHSKTSSSPCVSQTEVGDYKTHVSVSPSSTSSLIKSDEINKVQPPLCPSPTSFTIPKSPSASQILISSSHSNCCEESFSTRHLHREKERNERIDTMKTEAEDSKDAVVKFKSDTKRGDNHDREVLSSQEEMEGERYSQISNKQKDETEGKQEMARSSDDKNKNLTSEETHSTGVGVIVSARSEVTQPESTTDQPQTPQTAPLQSLNMGNHSYYPKEDTHSYNSFRNATGQNGEGERTLSANASVHGLKVHSKPVFRVSSHQSQPRNQRSPYGFSESLHSSGRNLKNSGIGSSEDRSSNFDYQGYQQLQQQNAGLQKRIGAVGGEGQDRRSISGLETERGLDSHAHQQQYPSLLQEVLQGYHIDKRYRHTENTAQQLPPRNTSHQFQNMPYQHLHSRHSSTITESMKPHAYTPQTGMGMDYCSPSETAVPGKLYTLGQRHEGEVGMGQDALHSWCSGGVEPKGIHWGSLDKNKMLTSLSRSTTKSSELSQHPLSRHINLDDYSVPTGKHSSNQLTPTSAVQQLLLKEVESTAGNEVSVGQTRPQTPSSPLPSLSSLERRSVICDFSPSRLHTPERERNRDKGDTLPQPGSSGASVIQQSLSASSVLKQESCKEEEKVNRKILKDEALHRTKEVENPPFSHPPTKEISIQHQNRTTQPTSHPLDMNSDPHNMPSVVKGIINSANVTPRNSQQSSQQHTLNPMPLSSPSPSRFQSYFQGLDESSNHSAGVSSFSMGNTGEGTIKMSPQHSHQLSHYQHLSSHPQNPQHANKLKGYPNPLSLQPSDSHDDRFDWTAQKNNIQSSSLDMVMSRDSSQNQTSSGIRSNASVQANQQHLPPHQDRYYNVVKLWDSSLSGRENDKIIQADASQRNQHTAPVVPTGSVSLPPGLPDRSKHLQSNPSGVVTEENVRAFHPTSTPISVKHTDSSSSSSGSNVNAVAQGKAKIGGLGDTNPLITRRRVRSFISPIPAKRQHQDIDHRQQQQKGASSMYTSLLTNSDVRQHVDGDTFRPGTPHFKSVSSNTNTTPIRNASPVFPSSCMGKTKVLPPRKGRGLKLEAIVQKITPNVKKTSNNDGNTNPSSNHLSSVSHTEMTCILDIEEQNSCIRKFSKIEAGRGSCLSYESEGMSFEEIMSYRGVDESGPLLPSAYPYDPHQDTQIVKCDMTGKGSNAAVGVLEPALDFGIKLSGSLKTEPDYTGESGNDDLRIPPDFTLLGPLPPPPPLPCPVQASPPPSSSALSDIQRFTTTYQQLETRRGEHSAATLLRQKLQESGGVDGYSGRDYLGTKSPYHNQNPSHCLLPIPSHSHLPHHQQHTSVGTTSMMSLSQFTEPKPLENVVPKGYFPSGKKKGRPVGSVNKQKRAQAQSQSLPVNASPVTQIPTPASAATPQTEVQSTSTTTAIIANYPEDNKTAASVAPATVSQTEKADVDSEETQPEVEVKPRRQRRRKKEGVIEGDGMECSQRQRTRGAGVFDKAKLQARTESGGNVSNSGVLPSLRKSVFVPYIHVESKMEEIGNVCTIVNAVDERKKGESGEERGGRWTGKEEGGGSITPLNSTLTSQLARKDEEREKVKEKRHSEKVDTSLIQSSPTGKALPSSGYVISGSVVTEISAFGHLLCCLCKKWANYKDLGDLYGPYYPPEYATRLPKNNPVIRQSLGTTSVGMRRLCSEAAVAESTKQEMLPIEVQTCTFATDANSSEYQVTEPSAVTTTDTTSLMGGVDTPIHFGSYRDKDKGREDWELTQELTTTSGVLNQEEQLDELSHQLQTQQQTEDAQKRSQHRKLTSHPRFKRRHRSSEDLPKMGPINNKALLPFQPPPPSSLPNQDPSDPSAPLSLLPQVPLDPEELWVHEACIVWASGVFLVNGRLYGLQEALDGARDTCCSHCKMMGSTLGCYSKGCTLRYHYLCAMEAGCNLNQDNFSLRCPKHKFSLNNRPVKSVYQELSERG is encoded by the exons atgcagaattttcgTGACAGCTCGGCTTCTCCCACTCCCCATCGTGGGTTTTCCAGTGTGGTAGGTGGAAGTGGGAAGAATTCCTCTTACCAGCTACATCCTTCGGAACTCCAGAGCTCCCCACAAATGCAGGAAGAATATGCTGGTGTGCAGCAGCGAAATCCTCCTACAGAAAACCAACACCCACACCCTGCAGTTCCCCTCCATACCAGCCAGGCAGCCCTCATGCGGGGTTATGGGGCTAGAAGTagaggtggtggaggtggggatGTATTACAGGGTAACGCTAAACATggcagtaataataacagtaacaacCCTTACCGTAAAGAAACGatggattattattttttgatggGTAACAAAGACGGACATAGAAGAGGAAATCTGAGCTTAGTGTATGGAGCAGGCATGGGGTTTCAAAATTTGGATGGACTTGTGCCTCAGCAGTACCGATCTGCCAGAGCTAGTTCGGGTACTGCTTCTGGTATGTCTCAATATCAGGTTGACTACAGTGTTACGACTGAATCCAGTCTCAGTAGCAGCAGTGGGGCTGGAGCCTTTTCCCCCTCCCATCACTACAGCTTGGGTCATAACCCCTCAGTCCAAACAGCATCAGGAGCTCAAATATTGCGACGCCAACAAACCCAGAATTACTCTTCCCATCAAGTTATACGCCAGGAGCAGCAGCGTAGAGATTATCCCTTATCTGGACATAGACAGCTGCCTCAGTTCCCCCACTATGCTCAAGCAAATGCATCCACAGGGTCCGCAGGGGTGTATAATTCCCCCAAACAAAGATACTATAGTGGAGGAAATGGTGGaaagtgtaaaatgaataacacaGCTAGTGCCAACTCTAATCCAAGTTCCATAACAAATTCAACCAATCTGAACCACAATCAGTTTGAAGGTGTAGGGCAGAGTTACCCTAATTCAGATTATCCATATAATTCCAACCTCTCCACTCAGCATCGCAACCACCATCATAATTTAGGACCAAACTttgacacttctcacaaaatGTACCCTTCTAATACAGTACACCAGACAGGGCAGCCTTACCCTGCACACCCCCCATCCTCCATCTCATCCACAAAGTCTTCCACTTCTGCAGTTCCCCCAGCACATCCCTGTTCTCATGAAATAACCAAATCCCCCATGCACACTCAAAGTCAACAACCCCAGTTCCAACAAAACTTCAGCCCAATTTCTAATCCATCTCCAGCTGCCTCCTTAGTCCAGTCACCCAGCTGTAGCTCATCTCCGTCACCACTTATGGGCATTTCTGAGGGACCAGGCAACTCCACGGCGCCCCCTGCACACCAGCCATCATATCCACTCCCAAACCCCAGAAACAGCCACAACCACAACAGGCTGTTACAGACAATGCCTCAGTTGAGTCCAACGCCTAACtctaacagcagcagcagtagttgtGGGAGTAGCAGTGGCCATGGAAACACAGCTGGCCTGAGTGCAAGTCCAGGTAGTACACATTCCCGTAAGGGAGTGGGATTCAAAGGAATGAGAAATGAACAGTACATATCTTCCTCCCACTACACATCTTCTCCACATGAGAAACAAATCCTGGACCCTGGGACCAACAGTCTCAATGCTTTGACTTCACAAGTGGCTAATCTACCTAATACTGTGCAACAAATGCTGCTCTCTGACTCTCTTCTCTCAAACAACAGAGGCAAAGATAGTGGACAGCAGATACAGCAATCACTTTATTCCTCACTAACCAGTCAGCAAAGGAATAGAGGCAATGTTTCAACTACAAGGAGTGAAGATGGTAGAACAATGGACAGCAGTGGTACCAATTCTGAAGGTGGAACAGATGAGGAATCTTCCCATGTGATGGAGATGCCAAAGAGGGGCAGAAGTGAAAGTGAAGAGCACATTTTGAAAGGTGAAGATGGGGTAATGAGGCAGTTAAGTGGAACTAACAGGGGATCTGAAGCAACAGGTGGTTGTCCAGCATCTCAGATTCAAGTGGCCCAGGCTTTCATCCCTGCCAAATCACAAAATGAACAAGATGGTCAGGGTTCACCATCTCATGTGGAAATGGAAGCATCCAAAAGACACAGCAAAACTTCAAGCTCTCCTTGTGTTTCACAAACAGAAGTGGGTGATTATAAAACTCATGTTTCTGTATCTCCATCTTCTACTTCTTCTCTCATTAAATCTGATGAGATCAATAAAGTCCAACCCCCTCTGTGCCCTTCTCCAACATCCTTTACTATTCCTAAGTCACCCAGTGCCTCCCAGATCCTCATCTCTTCATCTCACTCTAATTGCTGTGAAGAATCTTTTAGTACTAGACATCTTCATAGGGAGAAGGAAAGGAACGAAAGGATTGatacaatgaaaacagaggcagaggatAGTAAAGATGCAGTGGTAAAATTCAAAAGTGATACCAAAAGAGGGGATAACCATGATAGAGAAGTGCTTAGCAGTCAAGaggagatggaaggagagagatacTCTCAGATCTCCAATAAACAGAAGgatgaaacagagggaaaacaggaaatggcaaGGAGTTctgatgacaaaaataaaaacctgacTTCTGAAGAAACCCATAGTACAGGAGTAGGAGTAATTGTCTCTGCCCGTTCTGAGGTAACCCAGCCAGAATCTACAACAGACCAACCACAAACCCCCCAGACCGCACCCCTACAAAGTCTCAATATGGGAAATCATAGTTATTACCCAAAGGAGGACACTCACTCATACAATTCCTTCAGAAATGCTACTGGTCAAAATGGAGAAGGTGAAAGAACTTTGTCTGCTAATGCTTCTGTGCATGGACTAAAAGTTCACTCTAAGCCTGTGTTTAGGGTCTCATCTCACCAGTCTCAGCCTAGGAACCAAAGGTCCCCATATGGATTCTCTGAATCACTACATAGTAGTGGGAGGAATTTAAAAAACAGTGGGATAGGGTCAAGTGAAGATAGGTCATCCAATTTTGATTACCAAGGTTACCAGCAACTTCAACAACAGAATGCTGGACTCCAAAAAAGGATAGGGGCAGTAGGAGGTGAAGGGCAGGACAGGAGAAGCATTAGTGGTTTAGAAACAGAAAGGGGACTTGACAGTCATGCTCACCAACAACAATATCCAAGTCTTCTGCAAGAAGTCTTACAAGGTTACCACATAGACAAGCGTTATAGGCatactgaaaacacagctcaaCAGTTGCCACCCCGCAATACTTCTCATCAGTTTCAAAATATGCCTTATCAACACCTTCATTCAAGGCATTCTAGCACTATAACTGAAAGTATGAAACCACATGCCTATACCCCTCAAACGGGGATGGGTATGGACTATTGCAGCCCCAGTGAAACAGCTGTTCCTGGAAAGCTCTACACTTTGGGTCAGAGGCATGAAGGTGAAGTTGGCATGGGCCAGGATGCTCTTCATTCTTGGTGTTCTGGTGGAGTTGAACCAAAAGGTATACATTGGGGTTCTTTGGACAAGAACAAGATGTTGACATCCCTAAGTCGTTCCACTACCAAGTCCTCAGAACTTTCTCAACATCCCCTTTCAAGGCACATAAACTTAGATGATTACTCTGTACCAACTGGGAAACACTCCTCAAATCAGCTTACCCCCACCTCTGCTGTGCAGCAGTTGCTGCTAAAAGAAGTCGAGTCAACAGCAGGGAATGAAGTATCTGTGGGACAAACTCGACCTCAAACACCATCATCACCCTTGCCATCTCTGTCGTCCTTGGAGCGCCGCTCAGTCATTTGTGATTTTTCACCATCTCGTCTGCATAcacctgaaagagagagaaatagagacaAAGGAGATACTCTACCACAACCTGGTTCTTCCGGAGCTTCTGTTATTCAGCAATCACTTTCTGCTTCTTCGGTGTTAAAACAAGAAAGCTGTAAGGAAGAAGAGAAAGTGAATAGGAAAATATTGAAGGATGAAGCACTGCACAGAACTAAGGAGGTTGAAAACCCTCCTTTTAGTCATCCCCCAACTAAGGAAATTTCTATTCAGCATCAAAACAGAACTACCCAACCCACTTCTCACCCATTGGACATGAACAGTGACCCTCACAACATGCCTAGTGTAGTTAAAGGGATTATTAATTCAGCAAATGTCACCCCTCGCAATTCCCAACAATCCTCTCAACAACACACATTAAACCCTATGCCGCTGTcttcaccatcaccatcaaggTTTCAATCCTACTTTCAAGGCTTAGATGAGTCAAGTAACCATTCTGCTGGTGTAAGTAGTTTTAGTATGGGCAATACAGGGGAGGGTACTATAAAAATGAGTCCTCAGCATTCTCACCAGCTTTCCCATTATCAGCATTTATCCTCTCACCCACAAAACCCACAACATGCTAATAAATTGAAAGGTTATCCCAACCCCCTATCCCTCCAACCATCAGATAGCCATGATGACAGATTTGATTGGACAgctcaaaaaaataatatccagTCCTCCTCTCTAGATATGGTAATGTCCCGTGATTCAAGCCAAAATCAAACCTCTTCAGGAATTAGATCTAATGCTAGTGTACAAGCTAATCAGCAACACTTACCTCCTCATCAGGATAGATACTATAATGTGGTAAAATTGTGGGATTCATCATTATCTGGAAGAGAGAATGACAAGATAATTCAGGCAGATGCTTCCCAAAGAAACCAGCACACTGCCCCTGTTGTTCCCACTGGGTCAGTTTCCTTGCCTCCAGGCCTGCCAGATAGGTCAAAACATCTACAATCGAACCCTTCTGGAGTGGTGACAGAAGAGAATGTCAGAGCATTCCACCCAACATCCACACCAATTTCTGTGAAGCATACTGATTCaagtagcagcagtagtggCAGTAATGTGAATGCAGTAGCTCAAGGCAAAGCCAAAATAGGTGGCTTAGGGGACACAAACCCATTAATTACAAGAAGGAGAGTCCGTTCCTTCATCTCTCCAATTCCTGCCAAAAGGCAGCACCAGGATATAgatcacagacagcagcagcaaaaaggTGCTTCTAGTATGTATACTTCCCTCTTAACTAACTCTGATGTCAGACAGCATGTGGATGGTGATACATTCAGACCAGGCACACCCCACTTCAAATCCGTTAGctcaaatacaaacacaacaccTATTCGAAATGCTTCACCTGTGTTTCCTTCATCTTGCATGggcaaaacaaaagttttacCACCAAGAAAGGGACGGGGTCTCAAGCTGGAGGCAATAGTACAGAAAATTACAcccaatgttaaaaaaacaagtaataATGATGGTAATACCAATCCATCATCAAATCATCTGTCTAGCGTGTCTCACACAGAAATGACGTGCATTCTTGACATTGAGGAGCAGAACTCCTGTATTAGAAAGTTCTCAAAAATTGAAGCTGGAAGAGGGAGTTGCCTTTCCTATGAAAGCGAAGGTATGTCCTTTGAAGAAATCATGTCCTACAGGGGGGTTGATGAGAGTGGGCCTCTGCTTCCGAGTGCCTATCCATATGACCCTCACCAGGATACACAGATTGTCAAATGTGACATGACAGGAAAAGGAAGTAATGCTGCTGTTGGGGTGCTGGAGCCGGCATTAGACTTTGGGATTAAGCTGTCCGGATCTCTAAAGACAGAACCAGACTATACAGGAGAGAGCGGAAATGATGATTTAAGGATTCCACCTGATTTTACACTTCTAGGTCCATTacctccaccccctccattACCTTGCCCTGTACAAGCATCTCCCCCTCCATCATCTTCTGCTTTGTCAGATATTCAGCGTTTCACTACAACTTATCAGCAGCTAGAGACTCGAAGAGGAGAACACTCAGCAGCTACCCTTCTGAGACAAAAACTTCAAGAGAGTGGGGGAGTGGATGGTTATTCTGGGAGGGATTATCTTGGGACCAAGTCACCTTATCATAACCAGAATCCAAGCCACTGCCTTTTACCCATTCCCTCACACAGCCATCTCCCACATCATCAGCAACACACATCTGTGGGGACCACATCAATGATGAGTTTGTCACAGTTTACAGAACCCAAACCCTTAGAGAATGTAGTGCCTAAAGGCTATTTTccatcagggaaaaaaaaaggacgaCCAGTTGGCAGTGTAAATAAGCAAAAGCGTGCACAAGCACAGTCCCAGTCTTTGCCCGTTAATGCTTCCCCTGTCACCCAAATACCTACACCTGCTTCAGCTGCTACACCTCAAACAGAAGTGCAAAGTACTAGTACTACAACAGctataattgcaaattatcctgAAGACAATAAGACAGCTGCTTCTGTTGCTCCTGCTACTGTATCTCAGACAGAAAAAGCAGATGTAGATAGTGAAGAGACACAGCCAGAGGTGGAAGTGAAACCTCGCAggcagagaagaagaaagaaagaaggtgTGATCGAGGGAGATGGAATGGAATGCAGTCAAAGACAGAGGACAAGAGGAGCTGGAGTGTTTGATAAGGCAAAGTTGCAAGCTAGGACAGAAAGTGGAGGAAATGTCAGTAATAGTGGTGTTTTGCCCTCTCTCAGAAAGTCAGTTTTTGTTCCATACATTCATGTAGAGAGTAAGATGGAGGAGATTGGCAATGTGTGCACCATTGTGAATGCTGTAgatgagaggaagaaaggggaaagtggagaagagaggggaggaagatgGACAGGGaaggaagaggggggagggtCCATTACACCTTTAAACTCAACACTAACTTCTCAACTGGCCAGAAAAGATGAAGAAAGGGAGAAggtgaaagagaaaagacaTTCAGAAAAGGTAGACACTTCCCTTATTCAGTCCAGCCCAACAGGGAAGGCTCTTCCTTCATCAGGATATGTTATTTCAGGATCTGTGGTGACTGAGATCAGCGCTTTTGGTCATCTTCTATGCTGCTTGTGCAAAAAATGGGCTAACTACAAAGATCTTGGGGACCTCTATGGACCATACTATCCTCCTGAATATGCTACAAGGCTTCCCAAGAACAACCCAGTGATTAGACAGAGCCTGGGAACCACCAGTGTAGGCATGAGAAGATTATGTTCAGAAGCAGCTGTGGCTGAGTCAACTAAACAGGAGATGTTGCCTATAGAGGTCCAAACCTGTACATTTGCCACAGATGCTAATTCTTCAGAATATCAGGTTACAGAGCCGTCTGCTGTTACAACAACAGACACAACATCACTAATGGGTGGAGTGGATACTCCTATTCATTTTGGCAGCTACAGGGACAAAGATAAAGGAAGGGAAGATTGGGAATTGACACAAGAACTGACAACTACAAGTGGCGTATTGAACCAAGAAGAACAACTAGATGAACTCTCACATCAGCTGCAGACCCAGCAACAGACAGAGGATGCTCAAAAAAGGTCCCAACATAGAAAACTAACCTCCCACCCACGATTCAAAAGGCGACACAGATCCAGTGAGGATTTACCAAAAATGGGACCCATCAACAATAAAGCCTTACTACCCTTTCAGCCTCCTCCACCGTCGTCACTTCCTAACCAGGACCCTTCTGACCCATCAGCACCATTGTCCCTGCTTCCTCAGGTGCCCCTAGACCCAGAGGAGCTGTGGGTACATGAGGCATGTATCGTCTGGGCCAGTGGTGTGTTTCTGGTCAATGGGAGGCTCTATGGTCTACAGGAGGCACTAGATGGTGCCAGAGATACA TGCTGCTCTCATTGCAAGATGATGGGTTCAACCCTTGGCTGCTACAGCAAAGGCTGCACATTGAGATATCACTATTTGTGTGCCATGGAGGCAG GGTGCAATCTGAATCAAGACAACTTCTCACTGCGGTGTCCGAAGCACAAG TTCTCTCTGAACAATAGACCAGTGAAGTCAGTGTATCAGGAGCTatcagagagaggatga
- the si:ch211-243a20.4 gene encoding uncharacterized protein si:ch211-243a20.4 translates to METLLALLFALMCFGLLSKAQTTISLEDAIRVALPGDKFILNFNVTVQVNQSSDHFVCRNSKSGREIHKSNISTTTSAKLFPMGLEFVAHNSSNSGEYNCRYKNAVVYWVVLVRDEGYKEPPSYSHSGTLVVIMLTVGLTLFSVIGSALLCKGYRDQRIPRQENNGEGRDRGEGEGEIRDEAVTGGSVYSALEHGTTSIYNVLDPAAQNNEMDRRQTKQNVTDETQNAQKEEEIFESVYENF, encoded by the exons ATGGAAACTCTATTGGCTTTGTTGTTTGCTCTGATGTGTTTTGGACTTCTGAGTAAAG CCCAAACTACAATCTCTCTTGAGGATGCAATCAGAGTGGCTTTGCCTGGAGATAAATTCATTCTTAATTTTAATGTGACTGTGCAAGTGAACCAAAGCTCAGATCATTTTGTCTGCCGCAATTCAAAGAGCGGTAGAGAGATACATAAAAGTAATATTTCAACAACTACATCTGCAAAACTCTTTCCTATGGGATTGGAATTTGTTGCCCACAACAGTTCAAATTCTGGAGAATACAACTGCAGGTACAAGAATGCAGTAGTGTACTGGGTCGTCCTGGTGAGAG ATGAGGGGTACAAAGAACCACCCTCTTATTCTCATAGTGGGACCCTCGTCGTGATTATGCTGACTGTGGGACTCACCCTCTTCAGTGTCATTGGATCTGCTCTTCTTTGTAAAGGCTACAGG gaTCAGAGGATTCCGAGGCAGGAGAATaatggagaggggagagacaggggagaaggggaaggTGAAATTAGAGATGAAGCTGTTACCGGTGGATCAGTTTACTCA GCTCTTGAACATGGCACAACTTCAATTTATAATGTATTGGACCCAGCAgctcaaaataatgaaatggacCGAAGGCAGACAAAACAGAATGTCACAGATGAG ACTCAAAACGCCcaaaaggaagaagaaataTTTGAATCTGTCTATGAAAATTTCTGA
- the si:ch211-243a20.3 gene encoding uncharacterized protein si:ch211-243a20.3: MTSPYLALALVIVMALATPLAGEDNELDYGYWNYREGADNVNVASVRSVTRVLDVWGKRIFNEIKHLLHSQPSALLPDYSRVRPLSESLNDLFREVSLLQRRIAELSNRLATLEPYLRRHGYRAEGEEGGGGRILAPQSVRGGGASLAKYPPRYRVRVVRPMNTLMRRRKVKVYKKGGVRVVQRER, from the exons ATGACCTCTCCTTATCTGGCGCTGGCACTGGTGATTGTCATGGCCCTTGCAACGCCATTAGCTGGAGAGGATAACGAGCTAGACTATGGGTACTGGAATTATCGAGAAGGAG CGGATAATGTGAACGTTGCCTCTGTGCGCAGTGTCACCAGGGTTCTAGACGTGTGGGGCAAACGGATCTTTAACGAGATCAAACACCTGCTGCACTCACAGCCCAGTGCACTGCTGCCCGACTACTCCAG ggTGCGCCCCCTCTCAGAGTCTCTCAACGACCTCTTCAGAGAAGTCTCTCTGTTGCAGAGGCGCATCGCAGAACTCTCCAATCGCCTAGCAACCTTGGAGCCTTATCTCCGTCGCCACGGCTACCGtgcagaaggagaggagggagggggtggtaGGATATTAGCTCCTCAGAGtgtgaggggaggaggggcaaGCTTGGCTAAATACCCCCCAAGGTACAGAGTAAGAGTTGTGCGTCCAATGAATACTCTAATGCGGAGGAGAAAGGTGAAAGTGTACAAGAAGGGGGGAGTTAGAGTGGTTCAGCGGGAGAGATAg